From Pseudomonas sp. CCI4.2, one genomic window encodes:
- a CDS encoding sel1 repeat family protein has product MRFLWHVRAKVTYFLARRLFHWYWFVQQPKGWQWLEGQYSRMANLGDVGAQSFYGHILLFRGQGLAARNEGLRLLRLAAHGGDSKAAYQLGVVSLEGDTDNPPDAAQTARWWEMAVEAGHPLAPIKLSQLYKKGGPGLYADPERAKQFEGMGKPHGF; this is encoded by the coding sequence ATGCGGTTTTTATGGCATGTGCGGGCAAAAGTGACCTACTTTCTGGCCCGACGATTGTTTCATTGGTACTGGTTTGTCCAGCAGCCAAAAGGCTGGCAGTGGCTTGAAGGCCAGTACTCGCGCATGGCCAACTTGGGCGATGTCGGTGCTCAGAGCTTCTATGGGCATATCCTGCTGTTTCGTGGCCAAGGTCTGGCCGCACGGAACGAAGGTCTGCGTTTGTTGCGCCTGGCGGCACACGGCGGCGACAGCAAAGCGGCCTATCAACTGGGTGTGGTCAGTTTGGAGGGAGACACTGACAACCCACCGGATGCAGCGCAAACGGCGCGCTGGTGGGAAATGGCCGTAGAAGCTGGCCACCCATTGGCACCGATCAAGTTGTCGCAGTTATACAAAAAGGGTGGACCGGGCTTGTACGCCGACCCAGAGCGCGCCAAGCAGTTTGAGGGCATGGGCAAGCCGCATGGGTTTTAA
- a CDS encoding YkvA family protein → MKIPWNLLRFIPMAQRVITAGRLPALLFAVARKGAAEGNRLGKLKDDLRLLQALCLAYWRGEYRAISPKAMVSVVAGLMYFLSPIDLIPDWIPVIGMLDDIVVLGWVMKTLEAELDAFRAWRAMQSVEKLAVVERLPATPALLELEHRKD, encoded by the coding sequence ATGAAAATACCTTGGAATCTGCTTCGGTTTATCCCCATGGCTCAGCGCGTGATCACCGCTGGCCGATTGCCGGCGTTGCTGTTCGCAGTGGCACGCAAGGGGGCCGCAGAAGGGAATCGCCTGGGCAAGCTCAAAGACGATCTGCGGTTGCTACAAGCGTTATGCCTGGCTTATTGGCGTGGGGAATACCGCGCGATCAGTCCAAAGGCCATGGTTTCGGTGGTGGCGGGGTTGATGTATTTCCTGAGCCCCATCGATCTCATTCCCGACTGGATTCCGGTCATTGGCATGCTGGACGACATCGTTGTGCTGGGATGGGTCATGAAGACCCTGGAAGCCGAGCTAGACGCCTTTCGCGCGTGGCGAGCCATGCAATCCGTAGAGAAACTGGCGGTGGTCGAGCGGTTGCCTGCGACGCCAGCGTTGCTTGAGCTTGAGCATCGCAAAGACTGA
- a CDS encoding NAD(P)H-quinone oxidoreductase, with amino-acid sequence MKALQGVEGHVEWLEQPDLTCDVGQVRIRIAAAGLNRADLLQRAGLYPPPPGASQVLGMECSGVISEVGAGSAWQVGDRVCALLSGGGMAEEVVVDGRHVLPVPDGMTLPEAAGIPEVYATAWLNLFQLAALKPGEKVLLHAGASGVGSAGIQLCKAFGNPVWVSVGSAERLAYCEALGAQGGVVRSDNLESLKDLGPFDVILDPVGANYAALNLKILKVDGRLVLIGLMGGREAQLDLALVLGKRIHLLGSTLRSRDDQFKADLLSDLGQHVWPLFTEGRLKPQLARSFAVKDAEAAFAELATNQVSGKVVLVIDESLV; translated from the coding sequence GTGAAAGCATTGCAAGGCGTTGAAGGACATGTGGAATGGCTCGAACAGCCTGACTTGACGTGTGACGTGGGACAAGTCCGTATTCGTATCGCCGCCGCTGGCCTCAATCGGGCTGACTTATTGCAGCGCGCCGGACTCTACCCGCCACCGCCGGGGGCCAGTCAGGTGCTGGGGATGGAGTGTTCCGGGGTTATCAGTGAAGTCGGTGCGGGCTCGGCCTGGCAGGTCGGCGACCGGGTGTGTGCGCTGTTGTCGGGCGGCGGCATGGCCGAAGAAGTGGTCGTCGATGGCCGGCACGTGTTGCCGGTTCCCGACGGAATGACATTGCCGGAGGCCGCTGGCATTCCCGAGGTGTACGCCACGGCGTGGTTGAACCTTTTTCAACTGGCCGCATTGAAGCCCGGTGAAAAGGTCTTATTGCACGCCGGCGCAAGTGGTGTTGGTTCAGCCGGCATTCAGCTGTGCAAAGCGTTTGGCAACCCCGTGTGGGTCAGCGTCGGTTCCGCCGAGCGGTTAGCGTATTGCGAAGCGTTGGGCGCACAAGGCGGGGTAGTGCGCAGCGACAATCTGGAGAGTTTGAAAGACTTGGGGCCGTTCGACGTGATTCTTGACCCAGTGGGCGCGAATTACGCGGCACTGAACCTCAAAATCCTCAAGGTCGATGGTCGGTTGGTATTGATCGGGCTAATGGGCGGGCGTGAAGCGCAGTTGGACTTGGCACTGGTGCTGGGCAAGCGCATCCATCTATTGGGTTCGACATTGCGCAGCCGCGATGACCAGTTCAAGGCCGACCTGCTCAGTGATCTGGGTCAGCATGTCTGGCCGCTGTTTACCGAAGGCCGCCTCAAACCACAATTAGCCCGCTCGTTTGCGGTGAAGGACGCCGAAGCGGCCTTCGCGGAACTGGCAACTAATCAGGTGTCAGGCAAGGTCGTGTTGGTGATTGACGAAAGTCTGGTCTGA
- a CDS encoding carboxy terminal-processing peptidase: protein MKHYLPSTALAFFIGLSVLPMSASVFAANSWDNLQPDREEVIASLNIVELLKRHHYSKPPLDDKRSVIIYDSYLKLLDPSRSYFLASDIAEFDKWKVQFDDFLKSGDLNAGFTIYKRYLDRVKARLDFALAELNKGVDKFDFTTKETLLIDRKDSPWAKSDAELDDLWRKRVEDEVLRLKIAGKEPKAIQELLTKRYKNQLARLEQTRSEDVFQAYINNFAMSYDPHTNYLSPDSAENFDINMSLSLEGIGAVLQSDNDNVKIVRLVPAGPAAKTKQVAPSDKIIGVAQGDKEMVDVIGWRLDEVVKLIRGAKGSVVRLEIIPATNAPNDNTSKIVAITREAVKLEEQAAKKSILNLKQDGHDYKLGVIEIPAFYLDFKAYRAGDPQYKSTTRDVKKLLTELMADKVDGVVIDLRNNGGGSLQEATELTSLFIDKGPTVLVRNADGKVDVLEDEDTGAFYKGPMALLVNRLSASASEIFAGALQDYHRALIIGGQTFGKGTVQTIQPLNHGELKLTLAKFYRVSGQSTQHQGVLPDIAYPSIIDTKEIGESALPESMAYDTIPPRIKPVADPFKPFLEQLKARHDARSSKDPEFVFIEDRLALAQKLMLEKTVSLNEAERRAQHTDIEGKQLALENVRRKAKGQDPLKELKKEDEDALPAEDDKTKPEDDAYLSETGRILIDYLNLSAAVAKK, encoded by the coding sequence ATGAAGCATTACCTCCCTAGCACCGCACTCGCCTTCTTCATTGGCCTCAGTGTCTTGCCCATGTCCGCCAGTGTTTTTGCAGCCAACAGCTGGGATAACCTTCAGCCTGACCGCGAAGAGGTCATTGCGAGCTTGAACATCGTAGAGCTGCTCAAAAGGCACCACTACAGCAAGCCGCCTTTGGACGACAAACGTTCGGTCATCATTTACGACAGCTACCTGAAACTGCTCGACCCGTCGCGCAGCTACTTTTTGGCCAGTGATATCGCTGAGTTCGACAAGTGGAAGGTGCAGTTCGACGATTTCCTCAAAAGCGGCGACCTGAACGCCGGTTTTACCATCTATAAGCGCTACCTGGATCGCGTCAAAGCGCGTCTGGATTTTGCGTTGGCGGAACTGAACAAGGGCGTCGACAAGTTCGACTTTACCACCAAGGAAACCTTGCTGATCGATCGCAAGGACAGTCCGTGGGCCAAGTCTGACGCTGAGCTGGATGATCTGTGGCGCAAACGGGTCGAGGATGAAGTGCTGCGATTGAAGATCGCCGGCAAAGAACCCAAGGCCATTCAAGAACTGCTGACCAAGCGCTACAAGAATCAATTGGCGCGACTGGAGCAAACCCGCAGCGAAGATGTGTTCCAGGCTTACATCAACAACTTCGCCATGTCCTACGATCCGCACACCAACTACCTGTCTCCGGACAGCGCGGAAAACTTCGACATCAATATGAGCTTGTCGCTGGAAGGCATCGGCGCCGTGTTGCAAAGCGACAACGACAACGTGAAGATCGTGCGTTTGGTTCCGGCTGGCCCTGCCGCCAAAACCAAACAGGTTGCGCCTTCAGACAAGATTATCGGCGTCGCCCAAGGCGACAAAGAGATGGTCGACGTGATCGGCTGGCGTCTGGACGAAGTGGTCAAACTGATTCGCGGCGCCAAAGGTTCAGTGGTGCGCCTGGAAATAATTCCAGCCACCAACGCACCGAACGACAACACCAGCAAAATCGTTGCGATCACCCGCGAAGCCGTGAAACTTGAAGAGCAGGCGGCGAAAAAGTCGATCCTCAACCTCAAGCAAGACGGTCACGACTACAAACTCGGCGTCATCGAAATTCCGGCGTTCTATCTGGACTTCAAGGCCTACCGTGCTGGGGATCCGCAATACAAGAGCACCACCCGTGACGTGAAGAAACTGCTGACTGAACTGATGGCAGACAAAGTCGATGGCGTCGTGATCGACTTACGTAACAACGGCGGCGGCTCGTTGCAGGAAGCCACTGAGCTGACCAGCCTGTTCATTGACAAAGGCCCTACCGTGCTGGTGCGTAACGCCGACGGCAAGGTCGATGTCCTTGAAGATGAAGACACCGGTGCCTTCTACAAAGGCCCCATGGCTTTGTTGGTCAACCGCTTGTCGGCATCGGCTTCGGAGATTTTCGCCGGCGCCCTGCAGGACTATCACCGCGCGTTGATCATTGGTGGCCAGACTTTCGGTAAAGGCACCGTGCAGACCATTCAGCCGCTGAACCATGGCGAACTGAAACTAACGCTGGCCAAGTTCTACCGGGTCTCCGGACAGAGCACCCAGCACCAAGGTGTACTGCCGGACATCGCCTACCCGTCGATCATTGATACCAAGGAAATCGGCGAAAGCGCGCTTCCAGAATCGATGGCCTACGACACTATCCCGCCTCGGATCAAGCCTGTGGCAGACCCGTTCAAACCGTTCCTTGAGCAACTGAAGGCACGGCACGATGCGCGGTCGTCAAAAGACCCTGAGTTTGTCTTCATCGAAGACCGTCTGGCTCTCGCTCAGAAGTTGATGCTCGAAAAAACTGTCAGCCTGAACGAAGCCGAACGTCGCGCTCAACACACCGACATTGAAGGCAAACAACTGGCGCTGGAAAACGTCCGTCGCAAGGCTAAAGGTCAGGACCCGCTTAAAGAGCTGAAGAAAGAAGACGAAGACGCACTGCCCGCAGAAGACGACAAGACCAAACCCGAGGACGACGCTTACCTGTCGGAGACCGGGCGGATCCTGATCGACTACCTGAATTTGAGCGCGGCGGTGGCAAAGAAGTAA
- a CDS encoding helix-turn-helix transcriptional regulator codes for MDLQIIRRDGEPEYAVLPWAQYQALLKAAGVDDQPAQRAPTSSAAVASGDLPGLDQLGALRDAKGLEVAQLARTVGISPSYLALIESGERVPDAAIRRSLAWELGVPGWRGES; via the coding sequence ATGGATCTTCAGATAATCAGACGCGATGGAGAGCCAGAGTACGCAGTTTTGCCATGGGCTCAGTACCAGGCTTTATTGAAAGCCGCAGGCGTCGATGATCAGCCTGCGCAACGCGCTCCGACTTCGTCTGCCGCCGTCGCATCCGGTGACCTTCCAGGCTTGGATCAGCTGGGCGCCCTGCGCGATGCCAAGGGTCTGGAAGTTGCGCAATTGGCGCGCACGGTGGGAATAAGCCCGTCATACCTGGCGTTGATCGAAAGCGGCGAGCGCGTTCCGGATGCTGCTATTCGGCGCAGCCTGGCCTGGGAGCTAGGTGTTCCTGGTTGGCGAGGTGAATCATGA
- a CDS encoding bifunctional diguanylate cyclase/phosphodiesterase: MTATEQLSALSLILAQRDLHSLFQPIVSLSDRRILGYEALTRGPSNSSLHSPVNLFAIARQAGRLSELEMAARESACRRFSAQKLDGKLFLNVSPESLLEPTHPPGRTLELLQTYGIAPSQVVIELTEQTPTEDFDLLYKALHHYRDMGFSIALDDLGAGYSSLRLWSELRPDYVKIDRHFIDGIHQDAVKREFVGSMLQMAKASRALVIAEGIELQEELAVLIDMGVDLVQGYLLCRPQEHPPRDAHALLPTLNPAAPALNEDAPDLRALLIEQPAVHQSTPTASVLECFRKQANLNSLAVLDESSKPCGIVHRHSLSDALLKPFATDLFARKPISRLMSSDFLAVELNQSLQQVSRLLTSRARQRIEEDFIITLNGNYLGLGRVIDVLKLITELKIQQARYANPLTLLPGNVPIQQCLTRLLQQGRESMICYVDIDSFKPFNDIYGYGRGDEVLLCLAQCLNDRIDPSRDFVGHIGGDDFLMVLGSEDWRKRLNLLLEDFQNQCRRFYRAEHLESGCFTGLNRQGQRQEFSLLSLSIGVVHLRPEACAHLDASQLAELASQAKHFAKGVAGASVHVIDSLDSVQA; this comes from the coding sequence ATGACTGCCACTGAACAGCTGAGTGCATTGAGCTTAATTTTGGCTCAACGCGATCTACACAGCTTGTTCCAACCGATAGTGTCGCTATCGGATCGCCGAATTCTAGGCTACGAAGCCTTGACCCGAGGCCCTTCAAACAGCTCGCTGCACTCCCCCGTCAATCTGTTCGCCATTGCCCGCCAGGCAGGTCGACTGAGTGAACTGGAGATGGCTGCAAGGGAATCTGCTTGCCGACGTTTCAGCGCCCAGAAACTCGATGGAAAGCTGTTCCTCAACGTCTCACCCGAGTCCCTGCTGGAACCTACTCACCCGCCCGGCCGGACGCTGGAGCTGCTGCAAACCTACGGCATCGCCCCCAGTCAGGTAGTCATCGAGCTGACCGAGCAAACACCCACCGAAGATTTCGATCTGTTGTACAAGGCGCTGCATCACTACCGCGACATGGGGTTTTCCATTGCGCTGGATGATCTCGGTGCGGGCTATTCAAGCCTGCGCCTGTGGTCAGAATTGCGCCCGGACTACGTCAAGATTGATCGGCATTTCATCGACGGCATTCATCAAGATGCGGTCAAGCGCGAGTTCGTCGGCTCCATGCTGCAAATGGCCAAAGCGTCTCGGGCACTGGTAATTGCCGAAGGCATTGAGTTGCAGGAAGAGCTGGCCGTGTTAATCGACATGGGCGTGGATTTGGTTCAGGGCTATTTGCTTTGCCGTCCGCAAGAACACCCACCGCGTGACGCCCATGCATTGCTGCCCACACTCAACCCGGCGGCGCCTGCGCTAAACGAAGATGCCCCTGACCTGCGCGCATTGCTGATTGAGCAACCAGCGGTCCATCAGTCCACTCCGACAGCCAGCGTGCTTGAGTGCTTCCGCAAGCAAGCGAACCTGAACTCGCTGGCGGTGCTTGACGAATCGTCGAAGCCCTGCGGCATCGTCCACCGGCATTCGCTGTCAGACGCGCTGCTCAAGCCCTTCGCCACTGACCTGTTCGCGCGCAAACCGATCAGCCGCTTGATGAGTAGCGATTTTCTCGCGGTGGAGTTGAACCAGTCGCTGCAGCAGGTAAGCCGCCTGTTGACCAGCCGTGCCCGGCAGCGCATCGAAGAAGATTTCATCATCACCTTGAACGGCAACTATCTGGGGCTGGGCCGGGTGATCGACGTGTTGAAACTGATCACTGAACTGAAAATCCAGCAAGCACGTTACGCCAACCCATTGACCTTACTGCCCGGCAACGTGCCTATCCAACAATGCCTTACGCGCCTGCTGCAACAAGGCCGAGAGTCGATGATTTGCTACGTGGATATCGACAGCTTCAAACCGTTCAACGACATCTACGGCTATGGCCGGGGCGACGAAGTGCTGCTGTGCCTGGCGCAATGCCTGAACGACCGCATCGACCCGAGTCGAGACTTTGTCGGGCACATCGGCGGCGATGACTTTTTGATGGTGCTCGGTTCCGAAGACTGGCGTAAACGCCTGAACCTGCTGCTGGAGGACTTTCAGAACCAGTGCCGACGCTTCTATCGGGCCGAGCATCTGGAGTCTGGTTGCTTCACCGGATTGAATCGTCAGGGCCAGCGCCAGGAATTCTCGCTGCTGTCGCTGTCCATCGGCGTCGTTCACCTACGCCCCGAAGCCTGCGCTCATCTGGATGCCAGTCAACTGGCCGAACTGGCATCGCAAGCCAAGCACTTCGCCAAGGGTGTCGCCGGGGCCAGCGTGCATGTGATTGACAGCCTGGACTCGGTGCAGGCTTAA
- a CDS encoding autotransporter outer membrane beta-barrel domain-containing protein: MKRFKGQAGQLAMVLGVMTINVCEAAIDLPPGQKMTIGDGDPIYEFNLVGSHLIVETGGETGRIVANSNAQLDMDGGTVTSTGMPAIALYNSSAVINNSTIIASADPARPNVSSFGIRLSGFEQASSAVISNSFVSGTGRGINVTDSASLVLNNTQVEGHVGDPGNGFVSGGAGVVVAGASASFNQGSTVTGDNNGVVIWGDATGSVEKPASLVVDQSAVVGRSGSAIVISKSAAADQDVSIKIQNGSTLSGGNGIALEVNNGARGYVDVNNSQLIGDVLVESGSTADLDLQNNASITGTMTNVTALKIDGSSLWTMEQNSTVGALNLDGGTVNLRGTDGNASFHQLDVNELSGNGTFVFGTNIGANIGDTLNVSGTATGSHSLIVENTGAEPLAGGPDLALVHTNSGDATFSVNSKDGLVDAGAFAYQLQQRPGSADSNDWVLSQTGELSNSTEATIGMFSAAPTIWYGETTTLRSRMGELRNDKDQGGGWMRTYGNKYNMSAGGGVDYSQVQQGISFGADMPISNSNGQWLLGVMGGYSKSDLDLREGSHGTVHSTYIGAYSTWLSDNGFYVDALIKANHFKNQTDVVMRDGVKTKGKYNNYGVGGSIEAGKHIKLADEWFVEPFAQVSTLFVSGQSYDLDNGLEASSNKADSILGKVGTHVGRTFALDDGGFVQPFVKVAVAQEFAKNNQVKINDNRFTNDLSGTRGEFGVGVAAQLTDVLQVHAGFDYMKGSNIEQPWGVNVGLRYNW, from the coding sequence ATGAAACGGTTCAAGGGGCAAGCCGGGCAACTGGCAATGGTACTGGGTGTGATGACGATCAACGTGTGCGAGGCGGCCATTGACTTGCCCCCTGGACAGAAGATGACGATTGGGGACGGCGACCCTATTTATGAGTTCAATCTTGTCGGATCCCACCTGATTGTGGAAACAGGCGGCGAAACCGGACGTATCGTAGCCAACTCAAACGCACAGCTCGACATGGACGGTGGCACGGTCACCTCAACGGGCATGCCCGCCATCGCGCTGTACAACAGCAGCGCCGTCATCAATAACAGCACAATCATTGCTTCGGCCGATCCTGCCCGTCCCAACGTCAGTAGCTTTGGCATTCGCCTTTCCGGGTTTGAGCAGGCGTCCAGCGCGGTGATCAGCAACAGCTTCGTTTCCGGAACGGGGCGCGGCATCAACGTTACCGATAGCGCCTCCCTGGTACTGAACAATACCCAAGTAGAAGGTCACGTCGGAGATCCTGGTAATGGGTTTGTTTCCGGCGGCGCGGGTGTGGTGGTGGCCGGTGCCAGCGCCTCATTCAATCAGGGGAGCACGGTAACAGGCGATAATAATGGCGTGGTCATTTGGGGTGACGCCACCGGATCCGTTGAAAAGCCTGCGTCACTGGTGGTTGATCAGTCTGCCGTAGTAGGGCGCAGTGGCAGTGCCATTGTAATAAGCAAATCGGCGGCCGCGGATCAAGATGTCAGCATTAAAATTCAAAACGGCTCGACGCTAAGCGGCGGCAACGGTATCGCTTTGGAAGTCAATAACGGCGCAAGGGGCTATGTTGACGTCAACAACAGCCAATTGATCGGTGACGTGCTGGTTGAAAGCGGCTCCACTGCTGACCTCGACCTGCAAAACAATGCGTCCATCACTGGCACCATGACCAACGTCACTGCCCTGAAAATCGACGGCTCGTCGCTGTGGACCATGGAGCAAAACTCGACGGTCGGTGCGCTGAATCTTGATGGCGGTACGGTCAACCTGCGCGGCACCGATGGTAATGCCAGCTTCCATCAGTTGGACGTTAATGAACTGTCCGGCAATGGCACCTTCGTGTTCGGCACCAATATCGGCGCGAATATCGGCGACACACTCAATGTGAGCGGCACAGCGACCGGCAGCCATAGCCTGATCGTGGAAAACACCGGTGCCGAACCCCTTGCAGGCGGCCCTGATCTGGCGTTGGTGCACACCAACAGTGGCGATGCCACGTTTTCGGTCAACTCCAAAGATGGGCTGGTGGATGCCGGCGCATTCGCTTACCAATTGCAGCAACGTCCGGGCTCAGCAGACAGCAATGACTGGGTCCTGTCGCAAACCGGCGAGCTGTCCAACAGCACTGAAGCCACGATTGGCATGTTCAGTGCGGCACCGACCATCTGGTACGGCGAGACAACAACCCTGCGCTCGCGCATGGGTGAGTTGCGCAACGACAAAGATCAGGGTGGCGGCTGGATGCGCACCTACGGCAACAAATACAACATGTCGGCAGGCGGCGGGGTTGATTACTCACAAGTTCAGCAGGGCATTTCCTTCGGTGCCGACATGCCGATTTCCAACAGCAATGGTCAGTGGTTGCTGGGGGTGATGGGCGGTTACAGCAAGTCTGATCTGGATCTGCGTGAAGGCAGCCATGGCACCGTTCACAGTACGTACATCGGCGCCTATAGCACTTGGCTGTCGGACAACGGCTTTTACGTTGACGCACTGATCAAGGCTAACCACTTTAAGAATCAAACCGATGTAGTGATGCGCGACGGTGTTAAAACCAAGGGCAAATACAACAACTACGGCGTGGGTGGCTCGATCGAAGCGGGCAAACACATCAAGCTGGCGGATGAATGGTTCGTCGAGCCTTTTGCACAAGTTTCAACCTTGTTTGTAAGTGGCCAAAGCTACGATCTCGACAACGGGCTTGAAGCGAGCAGCAATAAAGCCGATTCGATCCTGGGCAAAGTCGGCACCCACGTGGGCCGCACGTTTGCACTGGATGATGGCGGTTTCGTTCAGCCCTTCGTCAAAGTGGCTGTGGCGCAAGAGTTCGCCAAGAACAACCAGGTGAAGATCAACGACAATCGTTTCACCAATGACTTGTCGGGCACCCGTGGTGAGTTCGGTGTCGGTGTCGCCGCGCAGTTAACCGATGTGTTGCAAGTACACGCCGGTTTCGACTACATGAAAGGCAGCAACATCGAGCAGCCGTGGGGCGTGAATGTCGGGTTGCGTTACAACTGGTAA